The following are encoded together in the Pyxidicoccus xibeiensis genome:
- a CDS encoding serine/threonine protein kinase, with amino-acid sequence MDMLPQQQRTLKFDGFWRWLQEHTHCVLRCGSVDAMLYDHDDFHWALLEEERQHIVQVLKGKMLVGELVMAGREVTEVNVVPDPDTAAQGHYLVELMGGPKEDPQVLYHFVMAHGIDPAPGHKDLKH; translated from the coding sequence ATGGACATGCTCCCCCAGCAACAACGCACCCTCAAATTCGATGGCTTCTGGCGCTGGCTCCAGGAACACACCCACTGCGTCCTGCGGTGTGGCTCTGTCGACGCGATGCTCTACGACCACGACGACTTCCACTGGGCGCTGCTGGAAGAGGAGCGCCAGCACATCGTCCAGGTGCTCAAGGGCAAGATGCTGGTGGGCGAGCTGGTGATGGCCGGCCGCGAGGTGACGGAGGTCAACGTCGTCCCCGACCCGGACACCGCTGCCCAGGGGCACTACCTGGTGGAGCTGATGGGCGGGCCGAAGGAAGACCCGCAGGTGCTCTACCACTTCGTCATGGCGCACGGCATCGACCCGGCGCCGGGACACAAGGACCTCAAGCACTGA
- a CDS encoding sensor histidine kinase, with protein MSLRSWLAATMGVLAFLTLAAATSLVALTSVMKRSADTLASSVEGVRLAEEVEVGLLAHARLVREGLTSVPMGTGRATRGELEASVGPQLEELRRIAATEHERVLLGEVMEHVSDYFAVQQGPSRGRAANVGPPLEAALNGLEQVIEINVSEARVAREAAERWNGVADTVGLVLGALVLLGVVAVTLLLRRIALQPLRDISQAMRRFGSGRKRTRAPEAGPAELRDMARTFNEMANSLAHQQEQQLSFLAGVAHELRNPLSALKLSTALSDRSRASLTPERMERTLALVGRQVERLDRMVGDLLDSTRIEAGKLELQLEVRDACDLAREVVELYRSGDSGHVLQLSLPETPVLVRADPARLEQVLHNLVSNALKYSPAGSRVDVAVRREKGEAFLSVTDQGIGISEEELHLLFVPFRRTGNARQRAPGVGLGLSVARRIVEAHGGRIEVASKPGAGSVFNVVLALAAVEARRPEEAEPSSPMPPAGTLH; from the coding sequence ATGAGCCTGCGCTCCTGGCTCGCGGCCACCATGGGTGTGCTGGCGTTCCTCACGCTGGCGGCCGCCACCTCGCTCGTCGCGCTGACGAGCGTGATGAAGCGCTCGGCCGACACGCTGGCCAGCTCCGTGGAAGGCGTCCGGCTCGCCGAGGAGGTCGAGGTCGGCCTGCTCGCCCATGCCCGGCTGGTCAGGGAAGGGCTGACCTCGGTGCCCATGGGCACGGGCCGTGCCACGCGTGGGGAGCTCGAAGCCTCCGTGGGGCCCCAGCTCGAGGAGCTGCGGCGCATCGCCGCGACGGAGCACGAGCGGGTCCTGCTGGGCGAGGTGATGGAGCACGTCTCGGACTACTTCGCCGTGCAGCAGGGCCCGTCGCGGGGCCGGGCGGCCAACGTCGGGCCTCCGCTCGAGGCCGCGCTGAACGGGCTGGAGCAGGTCATCGAAATCAACGTGAGCGAGGCCCGCGTCGCGCGGGAGGCGGCCGAGCGGTGGAACGGCGTGGCCGACACCGTGGGCCTGGTGCTGGGCGCGCTGGTGCTGCTGGGCGTGGTGGCCGTCACCCTGCTGCTGCGGCGCATCGCGCTCCAGCCGCTGCGGGACATCAGCCAGGCGATGCGCCGGTTCGGCTCCGGGCGCAAGCGCACCCGCGCGCCCGAGGCCGGGCCCGCGGAGCTGCGCGACATGGCGCGCACCTTCAACGAGATGGCCAACAGCCTGGCGCACCAGCAGGAGCAACAGCTCTCCTTCCTGGCCGGTGTGGCGCACGAGCTGCGCAACCCGCTGTCCGCGCTGAAGCTGTCCACCGCGCTGTCGGACCGGAGCCGTGCGTCGCTCACGCCGGAACGCATGGAGCGGACGCTGGCGCTGGTGGGGCGGCAGGTGGAGCGGCTGGACCGGATGGTGGGGGACCTGCTGGATTCCACACGCATCGAGGCGGGCAAGCTGGAGCTCCAGCTGGAGGTGCGCGATGCGTGCGACCTGGCCCGCGAGGTGGTGGAACTGTACCGCTCTGGCGACAGCGGGCATGTGCTGCAGCTGTCCCTGCCGGAGACGCCCGTGCTGGTGCGCGCGGACCCGGCGCGGCTGGAGCAGGTGCTGCACAACCTGGTCAGCAACGCGCTGAAGTACTCACCGGCGGGCAGCCGTGTGGATGTGGCCGTGCGCCGTGAGAAGGGGGAGGCGTTCCTGTCGGTGACGGACCAGGGCATCGGCATCTCCGAGGAGGAGCTGCACCTGCTCTTCGTGCCGTTCCGGCGCACCGGCAATGCGCGCCAGCGGGCTCCGGGCGTGGGGCTGGGGTTGTCGGTGGCCCGCCGCATCGTCGAGGCGCATGGGGGCCGCATCGAGGTGGCCAGCAAGCCCGGCGCGGGCTCGGTGTTCAACGTGGTGCTCGCGCTGGCCGCCGTGGAGGCGCGGCGCCCCGAGGAGGCGGAGCCGTCCAGCCCGATGCCTCCGGCGGGCACGCTGCACTGA